One genomic region from Carettochelys insculpta isolate YL-2023 chromosome 4, ASM3395843v1, whole genome shotgun sequence encodes:
- the LRAT gene encoding lecithin retinol acyltransferase has translation MKNVMYDALSLLLEKLLLLANLRLCSGVPGAAAEEEEGEKPANYYDPLCFKRGDLLEVPRTLFVHFGIYLGDKRVAHLMPDILPSFTDDQRQIQQVVTNKRLILGVVARTASIRVDTVEDFAYGGSILVNHMDRAFKSPALCGEEVARRAEKLVGPTAYSLLWNNCEHFVTYCRYGSAVSFQTDKFCETVKMIIRDQRSVLASALLGLAAILCLGLAPSTTLPTILVPFFLWMAG, from the exons ATGAAGAATGTCATGTACGAcgccctctccctgctgctggagaaaCTGCTGCTCCTGGCCAACCTGAGGCTGTGCAGTGGGGTCCCCGGCGCGGCggcggaggaagaggagggggagaaaccCGCCAACTACTACGACCCCCTCTGCTTCAAGCGGGGCGATCTGCTGGAGGTGCCCCGCACCCTCTTCGTGCACTTCGGCATCTACCTCGGGGACAAGCGGGTGGCGCACCTCATGCCCGACATCCTGCCCTCCTTCACCGACGACCAGCGGCAGATCCAGCAGGTGGTGACCAACAAGAGGCTCATCCTGGGCGTGGTGGCCCGCACGGCCAGCATCCGGGTGGACACAGTGGAGGACTTCGCCTACGGCGGCTCCATCCTGGTCAACCACATGGATCGGGCTTTCAAGAGCCCGGCGCTGTGCGGCGAGGAGGTGGCGCGCAGGGCGGAGAAGCTGGTGGGGCCCACGGCGTACAGCTTGCTGTGGAACAACTGCGAGCACTTCGTCACCTACTGCCGGTACGGCTCCGCTGTCAGCTTCCAGACCGACAAG TTCTGTGAAACAGTGAAGATGATTATTCGAGACCAGAGAAGTGTTCTTGCTTCAGCACTCCTGGGATTAGCAGCTATACTCTGCCTGGGTTTGGCACCTTCCACCACTCTGCCCACTATCCTTGTTCCATTCTTTCTGTGGATGGCTGGTTAA